In the genome of Bradyrhizobium sp. CIAT3101, one region contains:
- a CDS encoding ABC transporter permease, whose product MLSFLIRRLLQTIPTVLAVVLLVFVLFSVVPGSIASTMSDDVDPQVELRLKQQLGLNDPVYVRFGNYIAKLATGDFGTSFRTREPVTSMIAKRAWPTLQLIFTAMAFAVLLGVPLGFVAALRPGGLVDTLAMVVAVSGLSIAKFWLGLVIMYVFALKLGWLPSFGYGDGGLKYLLLPALTLGVSPMALFARTTRAAVLEIMTADFVRTARSKGMSETRVVKWHVMRNALVIILTTVGLQFGGLMGQAVVVEKLFSWPGIGSLLVDSVLQRDIPAVQGSILVVVLAFLAINLLIDLLYGVIDPRIRYA is encoded by the coding sequence ATGCTCTCCTTCCTGATCCGTCGCCTTCTGCAGACCATTCCGACCGTGCTGGCCGTCGTGCTGCTGGTCTTCGTGCTGTTCAGCGTCGTTCCCGGCAGCATCGCCTCGACCATGAGCGACGACGTCGATCCCCAGGTCGAGCTGCGCCTGAAGCAGCAGCTCGGCCTGAACGATCCCGTCTATGTGCGCTTCGGCAATTACATCGCCAAGCTCGCGACCGGTGATTTCGGCACCTCGTTCCGGACGCGCGAGCCGGTGACATCGATGATTGCCAAGCGGGCCTGGCCGACGTTGCAGCTGATCTTCACGGCGATGGCATTTGCGGTTCTGCTCGGCGTGCCGCTCGGTTTCGTCGCCGCATTGCGGCCGGGCGGTCTCGTCGACACGCTCGCAATGGTCGTGGCGGTGTCCGGCCTTTCCATCGCCAAATTCTGGCTCGGATTGGTGATCATGTACGTCTTTGCGTTGAAGCTCGGCTGGCTGCCGAGTTTCGGCTATGGCGATGGCGGCCTGAAATATCTGCTGCTGCCGGCCTTGACGCTCGGCGTCTCGCCGATGGCGCTGTTTGCCCGGACGACGCGCGCCGCCGTCCTCGAGATCATGACGGCTGATTTCGTCCGCACCGCGCGCTCCAAGGGCATGAGCGAGACGCGCGTGGTGAAGTGGCACGTCATGCGCAACGCGCTCGTCATCATTCTCACCACCGTCGGCCTGCAATTCGGCGGGCTGATGGGGCAGGCGGTCGTGGTCGAGAAGCTGTTCTCCTGGCCGGGCATCGGCTCGCTGCTGGTCGACAGCGTCCTGCAGCGCGACATTCCCGCCGTCCAGGGCTCCATTCTCGTGGTCGTGCTGGCCTTCCTCGCGATCAATTTGCTGATCGATCTGCTCTACGGCGTGATCGATCCCAGGATCAGATACGCATGA